The nucleotide sequence CACGCTGACGACGATGCCGCCGGCGCCCTGGTCGACTACCTGACGCGCCAGCTCAGGGCGTGCGGCACCCTGCCCGGGCCGCACCGGGTCGTGGTCGAGAGCTTTCCCGACGAGCTGGGAGACCGGCGCCTCGCCATCCACTCGCCCCTGGGGCGCCGGCTCAACCAGGCCTGGGCCCTGGCGCAAATCGCCTGGGCTCGCCGTCACCTCGGGCTGGAGCTCGACACCGCGGTGGCCGACGACGGGATACTGCTGAGATTGCCCGGCGAGTACCTCCTGGAGGATGCCTCCCCCCTGGTAGCGCTCGAGGGAGAGGACCCGGAGAGCCTGATCGACGCCGAGCTTCCGGGTACCCACCTCGTCGCCCAGCTGTTCCGGGAGGCCGCAGGCCGCGCGCTGCTCATCACCCGCCCCCACCGGCGCAGGCGGTTGCCCCTGTGGCAACAGCGACTGCGCGCCGCCGACCTGATGCTGCTGCAGTCCGCCCATGGGCAGCGGCCGGGTGTGCTCGTGCGGGAGGCCCTCCGGGAAGCCCGCCAGGACGTCCTGGACGTGACCGCCATGGCCGCGCTGGTACGGGCGATACGAACGGGCGAGGTCGAGGTGCGGACGGTCACGTTGCCTGCCCCCTCGCCCTTTGCCGCATCGCTCCTCTTCCAGTTCACCGCCACCTTCCTCTACGAGCCCGACGCCCCCAAGGCGGAGCGGCAGGCGGCGGTCTTGATGGGGACGGCGCCGCAGGCGCTGCAGGAGGCCGCCGCAGACGGTAGCCTACCGCGTTTGCTCCACCCGGACGCCATCCGGGAAGTCTCCCGGCGGCGGGCCTTTCCCCCCTGGCTGCGGCAACGCCCCCCTCGCTCCATCCAGGAAATGGACGAGTGGCTGCGGCACGCAGGGGACGTGTCCGACGACGAATTGGCCGCCATGCTGGGCCACGAGCAACGGCCCACGGCTCGCGAGTGGCTCGAGAGGCTGGCCGAACAGGGCCGGGTCACGCACGAGGGGGGCCTGTGGATCCACGAAGGGATCCTTCCCCTCCTGCAAGCGGCACGCCGGGAGGAAGGGCCCGAGGCCCAGGACGCGGCCCGGATGCTGCTCGAGCGCAAAGCGCTGGCCGGCGGCCCGTTGGATGCCGAAGCGGCGGCCCGGCGCTACGGGCTGAGCCTCCCGCTGGTGGAGCGGGCGCTCATGGAGCTGGTCGCTTCCGGCGACCTGGTGCACGGGGTGCTGGAGGAGGGCGGCCCCGCTCGCTTCGTCGCCACGCCGGCCCTGGTCGAGATGCGCCGGCTGACGCTCATCCAGGCCCGCCAGCTCAGCGAGCCGATCTCCCTGGCCGCCTTCTTGCGCTTCCTTGCGGCCCGGCACAGGCTCGTGCCGAGCGAAGGCCAGCCGCCTGCTCTTTTCCCGTCCGGCACGGCGCTCGCCCCTGACGCGGCCGCCGAGGCGGCGCGCCGCTTGATGGGGTGGTCCGCGCCGTACCGCGACTGGCTGAGGGTGCTGTTGCCGGTACGCCTGGGGCCCAGGGCCTCTCAGCTCCTGGCCGCAGCGGTGGCGGCCGGGCGCCTCGGCTGGCTGCGCGTGCCTGCATCGCCCCGCGCAGGCGCCGGCGGCGAGCCCGCGCCCCGAGGCGCCGGCCCTTCGCTCTGGACCGTCTTTCCCCGAGCCGAGCTGCCCCTGGTGGCCGCGCTGTTCGAGACGGACTCCCGGGCGGAAGCGCTCGACCCCGGGGATCGGCCGCTCCTCGAAGCCCTCGGCGCCGGCGGGAGCTGGTTTCCCTGGGAGCTCGCCGGCCGCCTCGGGCTGCCCGAGCCGGCGATACGGGATGGCCTGACCCGCCTCGTCCGCCAGGGGCTCGCCTCGGCCGAGGCCATGGCGCTGGTCGAACGGCTGGGTGCGGAAGGGTTACCGGGGCCGCAGCTCCCAAAGTCGCGGCCTGGCCCGCTGGGACCTGCCGGATACCGGGCCCTGGGGCGCCGGATGCGAGAGGCGGCTCGCGAAAGAGCCCGCCTCGCGGCCCTCCGGTCGCGGCAAGCCGCCGTGAGCATGGCCGGCGACCTCGACACCACCCGGTTCTACGGGGTCCTCCCTCTTCCGGATGGGCCATCGCCCGCCTCCGCGTGGGCCAGGGCGCTGGTGGAGCGTTACGGGGTCGTCGCCCGGGAGCTCCACCGGCAGGAGGGGGTGCCGCTGCCCTGGGCACACGTCGCCCAGGCCCTGGAGCAACAGGAGGCGCGCGGCGGCGTCGTGCGGGGGTACTTCGTGGAAGGGCTCAGCGGAGAGCAGTTCGCCCCGAAGGAGCTCGTCGATGTCCTGAGAGAGTGGCACGAGCCCCGCTCTGAGACCATGTGGGCCGCTTCGTTGCGCGATCCGGTGCTGCTCCCCCTCCACTTCGCCGCGCCGCCGGCGTGGTGGCCGCCAGGGCCCAGAGCAGAGGGCGCCTGGTGCGTACTGGCGGACGGGATGCCGGTGCTGCTGGTTCAAGTAGCTTCGGGGTCGCTCTGGTTTGCACCCGGGGCGAGCCCCCAAACCCTCGTCCGGGCTGCCCGCCTCTTCCTGGAGCGCCTCACCGCCACCGGCCAGGGGCGGCGCCTGGTGGTCCGCTCCATCCAGGGCCGCCCCGTGGGCGAGGCCCGCAAGAGCGGTGAGGCCGCGTGGCTGAAAGACGCCGGCTTCATCGAAGGGCCCCGCACGCTGGAGCACTGGCTCGACCCGTTCTCGGGCGGCCGGCCTACGGAATGGCACGGAACCAGCACGCAGTGCGGACCGTAGCACCCCGTCCGCCGTTCGGCGTAGCTCTGCCCGCCATTGACTGGAGTTTTCTGTGTGACAAGTCTCCCTACTCCTTTCCCCTGGGGACCGTACCGCCCGCTTGATACAGTCGCCCTAGGGCGGACGGTTCTCCTTACTATTACGTTCCTATTACGGTTGGGAGGGGTGACCTGGTGAACTATCCCATCTGGGACGTACCGCGGCTCGGGGGACCGCTGCTCATCGCCATCGTGTCCATTCTCCACGTCTACGTGGCGATGTTCGCGGTGGGCGGGTCATGGTACCTGGTCGCCGCCGAGCGATGGGCGCGGCGTACCCAAAACGCCGACCTCCTCGCGTACGTCAAGAACCACTCCCGTTTCTTCCTGTTGTTGACCGTCGTGTTCGGGGCGCTGACAGGGGTCGGCATCTGGTTCACCATCGGGCTCATCAACCCGCAGACCACTTCCGTGCTCATCCGCACGTTCGTCTGGGGATGGGCGATGGAGTGGGTCTTCTTCATTCTCGAGATCGCGTCCATCCTGCTCTACGTCGCCTCCTGGGACCGGGCCGATGGCCGCACGCACCTGCTCTACGGGTACAGCTACGTGGTGGGCTCCACCATGTCGCTGGTCATCATCAACGGCATCCTGAGCTTCATGTTGACGCCCGGCCGGTGGCTCGAGACGGGCAACTTCTGGGACGGGTTCTTCAATCCCACGTACCTTCCGTCGCTCGTCGGCCGCATCGCGGCCGCCGCCGCGCTGGCCGGGCTGTGGGGCCTGTTCACCGGGGTGAAGATCGGGTCCCGGGAGCTACGGGAGCAGGTCGTGCGCTTCGCCTCGTGGTGGCTCGTACCGCCCATGGTCGTGCTCCCGCTTTCCGCGGTCTGGTATGTCGCGGTGGTACCGTCCGGGCCGAGGTCGCTGGTGATGGGGGGCGCCGCGGCCGTCTCCATCATGTTCATGTTGAGCCTGGCCCTCTCGGTGGTCATCTTCGCCGTGGGAGCTCTGGGGCCGCTGCGCCGGCCGGCCCTCGCCTCGTCCGCCCTGGCGTGGACGCTACTGGCCGCAGGCCTCATCACCACGGGCGGCACCGAGTGGGTGCGGGAGGGCATCCGCAAGCCCTACACGATCTACGGCTACCTTTACTCCAACGGCGTCTTCGCCTGGCAGGAGCGCCAACTGGCCGAAGCCGGCGTGCTGTCCCAGGCGCGCTTTGCCCGTCCGGATCTGGCCCGGGTCGCGACCGCCGGGATGGCCGATCCCGCTCAGCAGATCGCCGTCGGAGCGGAGATCTTCCGGTTGCAGTGCTCCAGCTGTCACGTCCTCGACGGCTACAACGACGTCAAGCCGCTGGTGAAGGGGTGGAGCGAGCAGTACATCGACTTCCAGCTCAGCCATCTCGACATGCTCAAAGGGTACATGCCGCCGTTCTTCGGCACGACCGAGGAACGCCAGGCGCTGGCACGCTGGCTTGCGACGCTCAACCCGGCAACCGAGGCGACCCAGGCCGAGGCGCCCAGGCGTCCTCTGCCGGGCGAGCCGGTCCTGTGATGGAAACGGGAGAGGAGGTTGGGTCGATGCCTTTGATTCCGGCTCCTGATCCTATCGGGATCCCGGCGCCGCCGGCTCTGCTGCAGTTCTTGCTGGTCTTCACGTACATCCTCCACAGCCTCTTCGTGGGCGTCGTCGTGGGAGGGAGCGCCCTGGCCCTGGCGGGAGTCTCGGGCAGCCTGAGGGAGACCGGCGTGGGGCGGGTGCTGGGCGGCCACCTCGCGCAGGCCCTGCCGGTCGCCATGGCGTTCGCCATCACGATCGGGGTGGCGCCGCTGTTGTTCGTGCAGCTGTTGTTCGGCCAGTTCTTCTACACCGGGTCGGTCTTCATGGGCTGGGCGTGGTTCAGCGTCATTCCCGTGCTCATCGTGGGCTACTACGGGCTGTATGCCTGGGCGCTCGGCCAGCGGGACGGCGTGAACCGCACGGCCGGCCTGGTCGTCGCCCTGGCGGCGTTTGCGTGGGTGGCCTTCGTGATGGTCAACAACATGAGCCTCTACGCCCATCCCGAGCGCTTTCCGGCCCTGTTCAACCTGAGCGGCACGGCTCTCAACACGGGAGAACCCACGCTGTTGCCTCGCTACCTGCACGCGCTGCTCAACTTCCTCGTCATCGGTGCGAGCTACGCGCTGGCGGCCGGCCACGTGCTCACCGGCACCAACGCGCAGGCCGGGCAAACCCTGCGCCGAATGGGGCTGCGATGGCTGATCGGGTCCGCGGTGCTCCAGATCCCGGTCTCCTTGTGGTACTACGTGGCCTTGCCCGTCACGCTACGCCACGGCACCCTGCAAGACCTGGGCGCCGCGGTGGCCCTCCTGTCCGGCGCCGTCATGCTGGTGGCGTGGCTGGCGGCGGAGCGGGCCCGGTCCCGGGGCCTGCTCGCCGTGGTGGCGTCGCTGTTCACCGTGACCATGGCGGTCGGGTTGGCCATCGCCCGCCATGGGGTCCGCATGGCCTCGCTCCAGCCGGCCATCTCCCCGGAGGCGTGGAAGCTGGCGCCACAGTGGCCGCAGTTCATCCTGTTCGCGCTGCTGCTGGTTGCCGGGCTCGTCTTCGTCGGGTACCTGCTGTGGCGGTACCCGTGGCGGAGCGGGCTCGACGACACGCGGGGGCTTGCCTGAGGCATGCAAGAGGCCGGAGCCCGGGACTCTCGTCGCGGGCTCCGGCCTGCGCTCAAAGGAGGCTTCGTACGAGGCCTCCGTCGATGGTCCAGGCCGCGCCGGTGACGTAGCTCGCTGCGTCGGACGCCAGGAAGACGATCACCCGGGCAAGCTCCTCCGGGTCGCCGTAACGGCGCAGGGGAATGGTGGCCGTCGACCGCTTGACCACCTCGTCGTAGGAGATGCCCTCCTTCTGGGCCCGGATGGTGTCCAGCTCCCGCAA is from Limnochorda sp. L945t and encodes:
- a CDS encoding c-type cytochrome, with translation MNYPIWDVPRLGGPLLIAIVSILHVYVAMFAVGGSWYLVAAERWARRTQNADLLAYVKNHSRFFLLLTVVFGALTGVGIWFTIGLINPQTTSVLIRTFVWGWAMEWVFFILEIASILLYVASWDRADGRTHLLYGYSYVVGSTMSLVIINGILSFMLTPGRWLETGNFWDGFFNPTYLPSLVGRIAAAAALAGLWGLFTGVKIGSRELREQVVRFASWWLVPPMVVLPLSAVWYVAVVPSGPRSLVMGGAAAVSIMFMLSLALSVVIFAVGALGPLRRPALASSALAWTLLAAGLITTGGTEWVREGIRKPYTIYGYLYSNGVFAWQERQLAEAGVLSQARFARPDLARVATAGMADPAQQIAVGAEIFRLQCSSCHVLDGYNDVKPLVKGWSEQYIDFQLSHLDMLKGYMPPFFGTTEERQALARWLATLNPATEATQAEAPRRPLPGEPVL
- a CDS encoding DEAD/DEAH box helicase, whose protein sequence is MAAYFRERFGAPTLAQRMAWPAIRSGRDTLVAAPTGSGKTLAAFLVSLDDLIRRPVPSNPALHTLYVSPLRALSHDIHRSLELPLRDLQRLFVQTARRPFPPIDVGVRTSDTPPARRRAMATKPPHILVTTPESLLLMMLAPRMRPALASVRRVIVDELHALLPTKRGALLALCLELLDELAGRRVQRIGLSATIRPLEEAARFLTGTRQPGAEVVDAGARRTMDLQVILPAAAFPSAPEGTIWPSIARRLVDLIESHRSTLVFVNNRRQAERLTHLVNELAGRRLALTHHGSMARASRLYVEQALKAGELKAVIATATLELGIDVGFIDLVVHVESPPEVAQGLQRVGRSGHAVHASAKGRILPKHPSDLLEAAACARAIARFDIEPLAPVRQPADVLAQFVAGAATIRPWREPELLALVRRTASFSGISEEMWHEVLGLLAGETPGRPDVPVRPRIAWDRRDGAIRGIDATRTVLYANAGTIPDRGTYPVYLSGTDVRLGELDEEFVYETRRGDVFWLGMGAWRVEAIRPDRVLVSRASGVVAKVPFWRGEGLSRSSHLGRHVATLLEELEPLLAAGQEAAGRARIRQECHADDDAAGALVDYLTRQLRACGTLPGPHRVVVESFPDELGDRRLAIHSPLGRRLNQAWALAQIAWARRHLGLELDTAVADDGILLRLPGEYLLEDASPLVALEGEDPESLIDAELPGTHLVAQLFREAAGRALLITRPHRRRRLPLWQQRLRAADLMLLQSAHGQRPGVLVREALREARQDVLDVTAMAALVRAIRTGEVEVRTVTLPAPSPFAASLLFQFTATFLYEPDAPKAERQAAVLMGTAPQALQEAAADGSLPRLLHPDAIREVSRRRAFPPWLRQRPPRSIQEMDEWLRHAGDVSDDELAAMLGHEQRPTAREWLERLAEQGRVTHEGGLWIHEGILPLLQAARREEGPEAQDAARMLLERKALAGGPLDAEAAARRYGLSLPLVERALMELVASGDLVHGVLEEGGPARFVATPALVEMRRLTLIQARQLSEPISLAAFLRFLAARHRLVPSEGQPPALFPSGTALAPDAAAEAARRLMGWSAPYRDWLRVLLPVRLGPRASQLLAAAVAAGRLGWLRVPASPRAGAGGEPAPRGAGPSLWTVFPRAELPLVAALFETDSRAEALDPGDRPLLEALGAGGSWFPWELAGRLGLPEPAIRDGLTRLVRQGLASAEAMALVERLGAEGLPGPQLPKSRPGPLGPAGYRALGRRMREAARERARLAALRSRQAAVSMAGDLDTTRFYGVLPLPDGPSPASAWARALVERYGVVARELHRQEGVPLPWAHVAQALEQQEARGGVVRGYFVEGLSGEQFAPKELVDVLREWHEPRSETMWAASLRDPVLLPLHFAAPPAWWPPGPRAEGAWCVLADGMPVLLVQVASGSLWFAPGASPQTLVRAARLFLERLTATGQGRRLVVRSIQGRPVGEARKSGEAAWLKDAGFIEGPRTLEHWLDPFSGGRPTEWHGTSTQCGP